One Leptospira ellinghausenii genomic region harbors:
- a CDS encoding LA_3334 family protein, translating into MNSLKYLHLTTIVCLFISTVSISLNAAELRFPNGDGFYAEFVYEDERMIVVRFKDKEYKIPKKELEYYDLSNKGQLNNSYKITILSLKNGSVIRGTIAERKKDEIIIKSELGFLTINKDEIKNNNSETDEHPEFPIVYLANDKLDNLTRIGGSVSFLPLFAPLGTQTPPLYGISLFTEPAFLRFKNTYQLGFKYEYLQSTGPIREISIHSGFTYLYQSKVFNSNPLLDFYGIIGLGISTVNYKYDQSNSKVGANPSAYVELGWQGLKYGPSFYRFGWKNQCFFEIEKTHCGSGLEITGGMNF; encoded by the coding sequence ATGAATTCTTTAAAATATCTTCATCTAACAACAATTGTTTGTTTATTCATCTCAACAGTCAGTATCTCATTAAACGCAGCTGAGCTTAGATTTCCAAATGGAGATGGCTTCTATGCTGAATTCGTATATGAAGATGAACGAATGATAGTAGTCAGATTCAAAGATAAAGAATACAAAATACCAAAGAAAGAACTCGAGTATTATGATTTATCTAACAAGGGACAACTGAATAATTCTTACAAAATTACAATTTTATCACTAAAAAATGGAAGTGTGATAAGAGGAACAATCGCAGAACGAAAAAAAGATGAAATCATAATCAAATCCGAATTAGGGTTTTTGACAATCAATAAGGATGAAATCAAGAACAACAATTCAGAAACTGACGAACATCCAGAATTTCCTATCGTTTATCTAGCAAATGATAAACTAGATAACCTAACAAGAATCGGAGGAAGTGTTTCCTTTTTACCATTGTTTGCTCCTCTTGGCACTCAAACGCCTCCGTTATACGGCATTTCATTGTTTACTGAACCCGCATTTTTGCGATTCAAGAATACTTATCAATTAGGATTCAAATACGAATATTTACAATCAACTGGTCCGATTAGGGAAATCAGTATACATTCTGGTTTCACTTACCTTTATCAATCGAAGGTATTTAATTCAAACCCACTTCTCGATTTCTACGGAATCATAGGATTAGGGATTTCCACGGTAAATTATAAATATGATCAAAGTAATTCAAAGGTTGGGGCAAATCCATCCGCTTATGTTGAACTTGGGTGGCAAGGTCTCAAATACGGACCTTCTTTTTATCGATTTGGATGGAAGAATCAATGTTTCTTCGAAATTGAGAAAACCCATTGCGGATCAGGTCTTGAAATAACAGGTGGAATGAATTTCTAA